One segment of Panicum virgatum strain AP13 chromosome 3K, P.virgatum_v5, whole genome shotgun sequence DNA contains the following:
- the LOC120698268 gene encoding probable sugar phosphate/phosphate translocator At2g25520, which produces MGRDGGGAGGMSESVLRKVLLSYCYVAVWIFLSFSVIVYNKYILDPKMYNWPFPISLTMVHMAFCSSLAVALVRVLRVVDLPTSPAMTPQLYTSSVVPIGALYAMSLWFSNSAYIYLSVSFIQMLKALMPVAVYSIGVLFKKETFRSSSMLNMLSISFGVAIAAYGEARFDLRGVALQLAAVAFEATRLVLIQILLTSKGISLNPITSLYYVAPCCLCFLVVPWAFVELPRLRAVGTFQPDFFVFGTNSLCAFALNLAVFLLVGKTSALTMNVAGVVKDWLLIAFSWSVIRDTVTPINLFGYGIAFLGVAYYNHVKLQALKAKEAQKKAAQADEEAGSLLQERDGHGDRKSDNQA; this is translated from the coding sequence atggggcgggacggcggcggcgccggcggcatgtCGGAGTCGGTGCTCCGGAAGGTGCTCCTCTCCTACTGCTACGTCGCGGTGTGGatcttcctctccttctccgTCATCGTCTACAACAAGTACATCCTCGACCCCAAGATGTACAACTGGCCCTTCCCCATCTCGCTCACCATGGTGCACATGGCCTTCTgctcctccctcgccgtcgCGCTCGTCCGCGTCCTCCGCGTCGTCGACCTCCCCACCTCCCCCGCCATGACGCCGCAGCTCTACACCTCCTCCGTCGTCCCCATCGGCGCGCTCTACGCCATGTCCCTCTGGTTCTCCAACTCCGCCTACATCTACCTCTCCGTGTCCTTCATCCAGATGCTCAAGGCGCTCATGCCCGTCGCCGTCTACTCCATCGGGGTGCTCTTCAAGAAGGAGAccttccggtcctcctccatGCTCAACATGCTCTCCATCTCCTTTggcgtcgccatcgccgcctaTGGCGAGGCGCGCTTCGACTTGCGCGGCGTCGcgctgcagctcgccgccgtcgccttcgAGGCCACGCGGCTCGTGCTCATCCAGATCCTGCTTACATCCAAGGGCATCTCGCTCAACCCCATCACCTCGCTCTACTACGTCGCGCCGTGCTGCCTCTGCTTCCTCGTCGTGCCCTGGGCTTTCGTCGAGTTGCCCAGGCTGCGCGCCGTCGGCACGTTCCAGCCTGATTTCTTCGTCTTTGGGACCAACTCACTCTGCGCCTTCGCCCTCAATCTCGCTGTCTTCCTGCTTGTCGGCAAGACCTCCGCGCTGACCATGAACGTTGCCGGAGTAGTCAAGGACTGGCTGCTGATTGCCTTCTCGTGGTCCGTGATCCGGGACACGGTCACCCCGATCAACTTGTTCGGCTACGGGATCGCTTTCCTGGGGGTGGCCTACTACAACCACGTCAAGTTGCAGGCGCTCAAGGCCAaggaggcgcagaagaaggCTGCACAGGCTGACGAGGAGGCTGGTTCGCTGTTGCAGGAGCGCGATGGGCACGGTGATCGCAAGAGTGACAACCAGGCTTAG
- the LOC120700708 gene encoding wiskott-Aldrich syndrome protein homolog 1-like, whose product MGGSVRLAVAVAVAVAVAVRCCSPLVATASDARREWVASGAVRVGDVWACLGGQYLLFICLRCVCRCAVCPPVASLRSLSCFCRADVSAPFLRARAVVLPSSTAQPHSSRTVPRPASLASSVLPPELGVPAPPPLPRPSASHLPSRAVLSLSLARRRSRSCRTRLPVSLADAAGPPSRSRHPRLPVSLADVAANPAHRERGGPEGVTPPSLSPSSCRPVAPPPPRPSPRSPPRSTTSPQGKASRRGPRETRCARPSSRRGSSTRRARAVQPPPHQASSPPHQASSSPSARFVLTPPPPKPPPPHPVSSLPTPPTARFAAAAATPSLLASDGAGSPTCCLLGNLGNACYCNSVLQALYFCVPFRDQLLEYYASNKSSGDGEENMLNCLAGLFSQQQIGVISDFKPRQQVNHRLQ is encoded by the exons ATGGGAGGGAGCGTGCGACTTGCTGTcgctgtcgccgtcgccgtcgccgtcgccgttcgCTGCTGCTCACCCCTGGTGGCGACGGCGTCCGACGCACGCCGGGAATGGGTGGCGTCCGGTGCGGTGCGTGTGGGGGATGTCTGGGCGTGCTTGGGAGG ccagtaTCTACTATTTATCTGCTTGAGATGTGTCTGCCGCTGCGCTGTGTGTCCGCCCGTCGCCTCCCTCCGCAGCCTCTCGTGTTTCTGCCGCGCGGATGTGTCCGCCCCCTTCCTCCGCGCCCGCGCAGTCGTCCTTCCTTCCTCGACCGCCCAACCCCACTCCTCTCGGACGGTTCCACGACCCGCCTCTCTCGCCAGCTCGGTGTTGCCGCCCGAGCTCGGCGTCCCCGccccgcctcctctccctcgcCCGAGCGCCTCCCACCTGCCCTCTCGCGCggtcctctccctctcccttgccCGGCGCCGATCCCGCTCGTGCCGCACTCGCCTCCCTGTCtcgctcgccgacgccgccgggccgccgtcTCGCTCGCGCCACCCTCGCCTACCCGTCTCGCTCGCCGACGTCGCCGCCAATCCCGCTCACCGGGAACGAGGAGGACCAGAGGGCGTCACACCGCCCTCGCTCTCCCCGTCGAGCTGCCGGCCGGTcgcgccccctcccccgcgcCCGTCCCCTCGGTCTCCGCCGCGCTCGACGACCTCGCCGCAAGGGAAGGCATCCCGGCGCGGACCACGAGAGACGCGGTGCGCGCGGCCGTCCTCCCGGCGCGGATCCAGCACGCGCCGTGCGCGTGCCGTTCAGCCGCCGCCACACCAGGCTTCCTCGCCGCCAcaccaggcctcgtcgtcgccgtcagCCCGCTTCGtgctcacccccccccccccaaaaccgccgccgccacacccgGTCTCCTCGCTTCCGACGCCGCCAACAGCCCGATTcgcagccgccgctgccacacCCAGCCTCCTCGCCTCCGATGGCGCCGGCAGCCCGACGTGTTGCCTCCTCGGGAACTTGGGCAACGCATGCTACTGCAACAGCGTTCTGCAG GCACTTTATTTTTGTGTTCCTTTCCGTGATCAATTGCTGGAGTACTATGCAAGCAATAAAAGCAGTGGAGATGGTGAAGAGAACATGCTAAACTGCCTGGCTGGTCTGTTCTCTCAG CAGCAGATTGGCGTTATCTCTGATTTTAAGCCACGACAGCAGGTTAACCACAGACTACAGTAG
- the LOC120698269 gene encoding EID1-like F-box protein 3, whose protein sequence is MSERGPSMRRLSGASNGGGGGGGKAAGAGSGGAAGPWEGGGNAARIRGVNVGIMDEKVLELVFRALNWDPQALCVVARVSRRLRAVAERVLWRELCVSRAPRMVAALTGGAPAAGRIGGGWPALAKLLLFCCGAAGAAVPGHFAPVSRFSKTSGRSFLSRRCAGDLLYVSDPCEHAVAGAADDVGAYRGVFRGFMRSRTRAWLVGHRAPLEPRLRCPYCGARVWSMTAAGLAPRSASRRLGANDGRLEYFVCVSGHLHGSCWLARLSDSEGAGPDGSDADDSSADEGDVGL, encoded by the coding sequence ATGAGCGAGAGGGGCCCGAGCATGAGGCGGCTGAGCGGCGCgtccaacggcggcggcggcggcggcggcaaggcggcgggagcggggtccggcggcgccgccgggccgTGGGAGGGGGGCGGCAATGCGGCGCGGATCCGTGGCGTGAACGTCGGGATCATGGACGAGAAGGTGCTGGAGCTCGTGTTCCGGGCGCTCAACTGGGACCCGCAGGCGCTGTGCGTGGTGGCGCGGGTGAGCCGGCGGCTGCGCGCCGTGGCGGAGCGCGTGCTGTGGCGGGAGCTCTGCGTGTCGCGGGCGCCGcggatggtggcggcgctgacGGGCGGAGCCCCCGCGGCCGGGCGCATCGGCGGCGGGTGGCCGGCGCTGGCGAAGCTGCTCCTCTTCtgctgcggcgcggcgggggcggccgtcCCGGGCCACTTCGCCCCGGTGTCCCGCTTCTCCAAGACGTCCGGCCGGAGTTTCCTGTCGCGGCGGTGCGCGGGGGACCTGCTGTACGTGTCCGACCCCTGCGAGcacgcggtggccggcgccgccgacgacgtGGGCGCCTACCGCGGCGTGTTCCGCGGGTTCATGCGCTCCCGGACGCGGGCGTGGCTGGTGGGCCACCGCGCGCCGCTGGAGCCCCGCTTGCGCTGCCCCTACTGCGGCGCGCGCGTCTGGAGCATGACCGCCGCCGGGCTCGCCCCGCGCAGCGCGtcgcggcggctcggcgccaaCGACGGCCGCCTCGAGTACTTCGTCTGCGTCAGCgggcacctccacggcagctgcTGGCTCGCGCGCCTCTCCGACAGCGAGGGCGCCGGGCCCGACGGATCCGACGCCGACGACTCGTCCGCCGACGAGGGCGACGTCGGGCTGTGA